The genomic stretch CTGGTGGCCTGCGCCCGGGCCGGCGCCGACGGCGTGGTCTGCGGCGTGCTGCGCCGGGACCGCCTGCATCTCCCCGCCCTGCGCCGCCTCTGCGCCCAAGCCCGCGGGCTGGGCCTGGAGCTGAGCCTGCACCGGGCCTTCGACGCCCTGGCGAATCCGCTGGAAGCCCTGGGGGAGCTGGCGGAACTGGGCGTGCGCCGGGTCTTAAGCTCCGGCGGGGTCTGGGGCGACGGCACGCCGGCCACGGCCAATCTGACGGCCTTGAAGGCGCTGCTCGAACGGGCGGGCCAACTGGAACTGGAACTGGTCTTGGCCGGCGGCGTGGCCGCGGCCACCGTGCCCGACCTGCGGGTCGCCCTCTTCCACGGCCCCGGTTCATTCTCGCTGCACGCCTGGTCCGGCGTGCGCCGCGCCGGCCGGCTGGATCCCCGGCGGTTGCGGGAATTGCTCGCCGCCGCGCGCCGCTGAACCCTTTGTTCCCAGCCTCGCTCCCGCAGATTCCGCCAATTCCTGCCAACAACTGCCAAACTGGCGACATCCTGTCGCGCTCTCTGCCAACATGCCATGCTTTGTCAGG from Candidatus Delongbacteria bacterium encodes the following:
- a CDS encoding copper homeostasis protein CutC, with the translated sequence MNPEPMARALPVEICLGADSPLRLAREVRLCARAGVSRVELCARMDLAGLTPSPHSLQVARRAWGPDPGLLAMLRPRGGDFEYSFGELRALERALVACARAGADGVVCGVLRRDRLHLPALRRLCAQARGLGLELSLHRAFDALANPLEALGELAELGVRRVLSSGGVWGDGTPATANLTALKALLERAGQLELELVLAGGVAAATVPDLRVALFHGPGSFSLHAWSGVRRAGRLDPRRLRELLAAARR